The Aminivibrio sp. sequence GACCGCTTCCCTGAAATACCTGGAAACCGTCTTGAAAGAGGCGGGTTCGTCCCCCTTATATCCCCGCTTCAGGGAAATAAAGGAAAAACGCCCCGGAGGTATGATTTCACCCCTCGGAGCGTAAAAAACGGCGCTTTCGTATCCGGAAGTTGAGAACTCCGGAGCCGAGGGCGCTCGTGAGACGGAGTTTTGGAGGCCGGTCCGCCCCTCTTCTAGGGAAAAAACGTTCCCTGGAGGACGATCCTGGCCTTTCCGCGAATCTCCACCCGGTCATCCCCCACCGTGAGCAGCAGTTCCCCCGGACGGCTCGAGTTCTGGAAGGCGGCGAGAGTTTTCTTTTCCAGCCGCTCGCTCCAGTACCGGGCGAGAACCGTGTGGACAGAACCGGTGACCGGATCCTCGTTCACTCCCGCCCAAGGGTTGAAGTACCTGGATTCGAAATCATAGACCGACGAGGCTTTCGTGACGGCGATTCCGCTACCGCAGAGCCCCCTGTACTCCACCATCCTGTTGAAGTCCGGTGCGATCGTCCTCAGGTCCGTTCCTTCATCGGTGACGATGATGACTTTCCCGGTTCTCCGGCCGCAAATGCAGTCAGTCACCCGCAGAGGACCGAAGAAATCGTCGAAAGCGGCTACCGGCGGGCACCGCATATAATCGTCCAGGGGGAAATCCATGCCGATGGAATCGTCAGGATACCGTTGTACAGGAAGAATTCCCCCGGCGTAGCGGAACACCAGAGAGTCAATCAGAGGCTCTTTCCCGAAGAGGACCCGTGAGGCGGCGAGAGTGGCATGACCGCACAGGGACATTTCCTTCAGAGGAGAAAACCACCTGATATTCCAGGCTCGTTCCTCCGGAGCCACGAAGGCGGTCTCCGAGGCCCCGATATCGGCGGCCACAATCTGCATAACATCCTCCGGGGGGTGCTCCGGCGACACGACCACCCCGGCCCTGTTCCCCCTTCCCGGCGCGTCGGCGAAGGCGTTGACAATATAGGTTTCCAGCTCCATGACATCCTCCTAAAAACCGGCGCTCTCCCTGCCCGAAAGACCGCGGGACGGAATTCGCCCTGGTTTATTCATTCTATGACTTCTCAATGCCATAATAATACCGGGCATACCCGGTCCTGTGGAGCATATACCGGATTTTCCAGGGTATCCGGTTTCATCACGGCCGTCTCCCCGAAGAGTTCCCT is a genomic window containing:
- a CDS encoding PhzF family phenazine biosynthesis isomerase translates to MELETYIVNAFADAPGRGNRAGVVVSPEHPPEDVMQIVAADIGASETAFVAPEERAWNIRWFSPLKEMSLCGHATLAASRVLFGKEPLIDSLVFRYAGGILPVQRYPDDSIGMDFPLDDYMRCPPVAAFDDFFGPLRVTDCICGRRTGKVIIVTDEGTDLRTIAPDFNRMVEYRGLCGSGIAVTKASSVYDFESRYFNPWAGVNEDPVTGSVHTVLARYWSERLEKKTLAAFQNSSRPGELLLTVGDDRVEIRGKARIVLQGTFFP